Part of the Pseudobdellovibrionaceae bacterium genome is shown below.
CACGCTCACCGTAAACGGCAGCCCTGTGGTTGCGGGGCCTTATGGATCAGGGTCTGTTACGGATTAATATTTAGTTTCTGATCGATGTTGAAAGACTTTGTTTTAAAGAACGGCATTTCTGCACCTAGCCATGCTCAATCTCTACAGGGAATTGATAAAACAGCCTGGGTAATCTACGCTTTCTTCAAAAAAAGGTACTGTCACCGTGTAGTTGTGGCCGTCGATATTGATATCCCAGCCTAAGTTATAAACTCGAAAGCTTTCTTTAAACGCCGATTTCACAGTTTGAGAGTAAACAAATACTGCCATTGACCTATAGTCAAGGTTTCCGACTCGTCCCGGCTTTTTTATGTAGCAGGCCCAGTCAATTTCTCCGTTTCTTTGTTCGAAATGGCAATTCTCAGCCCCTTCAATTCGCACTTCAAAAGTGGACCCCAACTGTCCCAATACTTTGGCTCGTTGAGTATAGTGTTCGATGTCGGCCGTTGAAATGGGTGTGCCAGGGTCGGGCTGAAGGAAAACAACATCTTGAGTGTTAGCAAATCGAAATTGATAGCCGTCTTTATTGGCTATAAGTGTTGCAACTTTCAAATCAGGGAAGTTGTACTCCTCACAACGTAAAAGTTCTGCATTTGCAGAGCTAGATAAAGGCCCACCGAAGGCAATAAACAAAATTAAAACTAATTTATTCATCAATTATTTCTCCCACCTAAATTCAACAACGAAGGCGCCATCTAGAAAGGGTGTCACTTTAACGTTCACCTGGTCTTTTTTGTCGTCAAATAAAGTGATGCCACCAACAACCACATCGGCCTTTGAGAAATGATCATCTATAAGAGATTCTTTGATTAAAAAAATGGACGAAGCCATGGCATTTGCTAGTGCCGAATGCACTCCTTGGATCTCAAGCTGCGCTTTCACAGCTTCCACGACACCCGTATGACACCACCGATTGGACCAATCATCTCGTTTGTGGTGGGTGCTGCAAGGGTAGTCATATTCAGGAATTTGCACACCATCGATTTCAAGAACGTCGGTGGCGGTCATACTCAAGAATCGAATTTCTACAGTTTGTGACTCACCTGTGTTCGATGGTTGAGACATGCGGGTGCTATGATTTTTGGGATGGCGCAGATCGAGTTCGAACCCATCTGGTAGCGATAGATTAAGCGACGATCCCAAAGCTGAATTCGTATTTAAAATTAGAAGAGCCAGTGCCCAGCTCCACCCAATCATTCTTAACATGAAACTCACCCCCCGGCTTCTAAATCACGATTCTTTGATGGACTTGAAGCAATATACTAGACGGCCATAGCGGCAGATTAAACCACCAGAGGGGTTTTGAAAAAAATGGATTCAAATGCAGAGGTTGAGCAGGACTCGGTCTGACATTTGTTCAAATCTGAGCCGCTAGAATCCGCAGGCGGTTATAAATGACCCAGCGTATAAGTGCGTGCGAGCTCCCATTCAGTATTTCCGGTGGGTTTATGAATCAGATGGTATTCAACGAGAGCACCTTGTTCCTGTTCCGCCTCGTCAACCCAAGAGATTAGCAAAACCCTAAGTTGATAATCGCCCTGACCTGCCACTTTGATGGGTGGGCTCACACGGGAGGCCCAGTCTCTTGCCGCGTCATCACCGGGTATTAAATCAATATCTGTTATCTGAAACCACGGGGGAGGCAAAAGGCCTGAGGCTTCAAGGACCTGCACATCTTTTCGCCAAAGGCTTAACAGGCGCACCTCGGGAGAGGACTTCGCGTACTTAATTTTGGCCGCAAAGCCATATCCAATAAATCCAGTGGCCAACACCAATAAAATAGCCATAAGACGCTGTGGTGATGAAGTGACGTCGTTCATCGAGAGATCCCCTTCAATTGACGAATACTTTCAAATTAAACGCGAAAACTTGCGCCTCGGCAACTTCTGTCCCTAAATAAGGCCATGGAAATTCTTGATAAACTCACTTGGGGCGCGGCCATATTGTTTTGCCTGACCCTTGGATTAGCTCCCTTTAACCCACCTCACCTCTGGGAAAAACTAGTGATGCTAAAAGCTGGCACGCTGGTAAAACCCATTGATTGGTTTGATCTTGTCCTTCACGCCACGCCTTGGCTTATTTTGCTGCTGAAAGTGGTGCGCACGGCCACACAAAAATAATTTCGGTGAATCCGCATCGATCACACAACAGTCTGTAGATAGGGTACCGAACTGTAGCGCCAGGGCATTCAGCCAAGGGGGGCCCATCAAACACCAGCGCCCTCCCGATGTGCATGGCGTATCCGGGTTGCGGCACGAAGTGACGCAATCCGAAGACGACATGCGGCCACTCGGGCCGGCGCTGGTGTTTGATGGGCCCCCCTTGGCTGAATGCCCTGGCGCTACAGTTCGGACGGGGCTTTTAGGTTGGGCTCATTCTAGGTTTTGTATGGGTTGCTTTTGGCTCGCCCTTGCTTGTTGTTTAACGATGACGTTTTTTGCTTGCGACTTAAAAAAATTTCCCAACTCTTTTCTCAGATTAAATCTATTTGGTTTTCACGTCGGCCCTGCTTTTGAAATGTTCTGCACCGAAGTCTTGATTGATGTTTGAGTTTCGGCCCCTGATTTGGGGTGACCCCAGTGGTACGTATGAGGAGAACCCATGAGAATTGCTTTAGCTGTTTCTAGTTTTGCTTTGATATTGGTGATGTTTAGCCCCGCTTTAGCAGCATCAGACGCCACTCAATTGAGCGACTCTGTGGCAAAGTACGGTCATAAAAAATCAATGGCTATTCGAGTTTATCCATTTAAGGTCATGAGTGGCTTGCTTGATTTTGCAGGACAAAAATATTTGTCAGATAAAACAGCAATCACTGGCGAAGTACAATATTTATATAATGATTCGTTTGTTCGGCGGCAGTTAGGATCAGACAGCCAGTTTTCATCAAAGAGTGTGGAAGTTCGAATCGATAGGGCCCTTGATGGCCTTATTTCTGGTGATACTTTTTATGTATCGTCGGGTCTTGGATTGGCCTCAGTATCTATAGGAAGTCAGTCCAGCGATACAACGGTTTCAGGCAATATGGTGTTTGGTAAGGTGATTTTCGGAAACCAATGGGCCGGGGAGAGTTTTAATTTTAACGCTGGCCTGGGGCTGATCACGGTGCTTTCTGGAAACATTCGGGCGCAATCTAATAAAGATGACATCGATGTATCGCAGGCCCTTTATGGCGCTGGAATCATCGGAGAGTTGGGGTTGGCCTATATGTTTTAGTGGCGGCTCAGAACCCGATCTGTAGATCATGGCGGGGGTTTGGGGCCTGGTTTGGGCTCAATTGGTGACAATTATGGGCTCCCTATGCCTTTTGAGGCATAGCTATAACTACCTGAAATCAAACGGGTTTTTGGTATTTCCTTGGACTTGTCAATTTCTCATTCGTATCGGCGTTTATAAAGAAGACAATGAAAATCCTTTAATTTCAGTGCGTTAGGTCAAGGTGTCTGACTGGCATACATATTGGAATTGAAGTCGTTGAAGGAAAGGACTTTGGCTTATGGAAACCCTGCGCCGACTGATATTACTTTTTGTTGGTCTATCAATATATGTAGGATGCTCTGACGTGAACTTCCAAGTGGTACCTAGTGCTACTTGTGATGAGTTTAACGATCAGGGTGGCGTGTGCCATCACGGCGAAGACGGGTTTAATACCTATAATATTGAGTTTAAAACCGGAAAAGTAGACATCCTATTTGTTGTTGATAACTCTGGGTCCATGTGGATTGAGCAAACTCAAATGGCCAATAAATTTCCGTATCTTTTAGATAAGATTGCTGATTTAGACTATCAAATCGCCATTACCACTACCGATGTTGAAAATGATCAGGGGCGATTTTTGCTATTTCCGAATGGGGCGCCTTATTTAACAACGGCCACCCACGGCAATAACCTCGATTGGTTTCGTGAGACCATTCAGCGAGATGAAACACTAGTCTGTGATAGCAACAACTACGAAGAAGCTTTTTGTCCGTCAAATGATGAGCGTGGCATTTACGCCGTCAACTTGGCACTAGATCACCCAGAGAACTCAAGTTTTTTTAGAGACAGCGCCACTCTTCATGTGGTTTTTCTTTCTGATGAAGATGAGCGGGGCGTAGGCCGTGGATCTCGAACCTATCCGTTTGAGGCTTACGACGAACCTTCAACATTGATTAGTAAAATTCGAGACCAATTGGGAATAACGAAAGCCGCACAATTTCACGCCGTCACAGTGGCACCCGGAGATGAAGCCTGTTTGGTGAAGCAGTATGTTTATCCTGCAAACACGAGCTGGCCCATTAAAGGTCGCGAAGGTAAAGTTTATGCTGAACTGGTGAGCCCGAGTTCTTCTTTGCTGAGCATGGGTAACATTTTGCCAGGTGTGCAGGGCAGTATTTGTGCCAAAGACTATGGAGCTCAGTTGGGTGAGATTGGTGATGACATGAAGATCAAGCCCATTCAATTACCTTGTGAACCACGTGATGGCGAAGTCAGTATTGTTTATGATCGATTTCCAGATATCAACATAGATTACAGTTTATCTGATACAGATATGTTGACCATTCACAGCATGCCGCCTGAGCACACGAAAGTGCGTATACAATTTAACTGTCCCATTTATTTATAGTTTTGATGGCACTGAGTTTTAAAAGGGTTCATGCCAGTATCTAAGCGGCACTTTCTTCTTTTAACTTCTGGGCTTGAGTTAAGATGTATCCCTTGCCGTAAATGTTCATCAATGAGGCATCAATTTCAGGAATCACTTTTTTTAGCTTAGAAACTTGCGCATCAATAGAACGGGGAGATATTTTTGTGTTTCCCCACACCACACTTTGCAGCCATTCGCGCGACAATAATGCATCGATGTGGCTAAAAAAAGCATAGAGCAAGCGAAATTGAATCGGTGAAAGGCTAATCACCTCATCACCTCTTTTTGCCAAAAAATCATTGGGAAAAAGCCGAATGTCCAAAAACACCAGTTCTTGTTTATCTGAGTTAAAAGCGCCCAAAGACATGCGCTGGTGGATTTTTTGGCCTCCACCTGCAATACGGTTAAGAACATTCACAATACGCCATCTCAAGCGAGGATATTGTTGTGGTTCAGCCAGATAGTGATCAGCCCCATACCTAAACGCGAGCTCTTCTTTGTTGAGGTCAGATTCTTTCGTTAAAATAATAAGACCCAATTTTTGCGGAGGGTTTTTTTCACGAAGAGGTTTTGTCATCTGAAATAAAGGAGAGTTGCCATCAACGATGCAAAGACTGGGTTCCCACTCTTTGACCAAAAAGTGAACCATAGCTTCCGTGGTAGCCATCTGCACTTCATAATCGTTTTCTAGGTGCGGAAGAAAAGACCTTAGAAAGCCTTCGTTATGTGAACAAATCAGTAATTTGTGTTTTACAACTTGCATATGTGATATATCGTCAAAATAAAAAAAAAGTTGAGGCCAAAGGGCCTGTTTTTTTTCAAAAAATGGTCTCGACTTCAGCTCCAATTAAGGCTTTTTCAGCACCAAATTAAAGCAGGTCTGGCCGGATTTCAGGTACTTTTTCTCAAAATGAGACCGTGGCACAAAATCCTTTGGATCGATGGCGCCAGACTGAACGACTGCAAAGCCAAAGTCTTGCACCAGATGTTTTTTGGCTTCGTCGAAGTAATGCCTCTCGTTGGTGGCCAGAGTCAGCGTACCGCCAGGCACAAGAGAGTCAAATACATGGGCCATAAATAGCATTCTGCCAAAGCGAAGATTGCTGTGTTTCGCTTTTGGGTAGGGGTTTGGGTAGAGAATAAAGTACCGCGATACGCTGGCTTCAAGCACGTGGTGGCTCACCCAATTTACGGCATCTGCATGCACAGGCAAAATATTATTGATTGCGGGATGGGCCTCAAGGCGACGAGCAAATTTAGAGAATTTTTCAGACGTACGCTCAATGGCCACGAGATACCGCTCCGGATGGGATAGAGCGTATTGAATCGGGTGATAGCCGACGCCGCAGCCAACTTCAATATCCACAGTGCGACCCGATTCAAAAAGCCTCCGCATGAGAGGAGAGTCATCACGCGGGGGTTTGGGCACTAAATGGGGGTTAAACAATCGGCTGGACATTATGGCGTAGTTACTAACATCGCATCAAAAGCGGGCCAAGGTAAATAATGGCCGGTGGCGGTTCGAGGTACGACCTGTGCGGACGCCATCCCCTCGAGGTGTGTGAGCATTCACTGGCACAGCTCTTTGCAAAGCTATGCCCTTGCCAGCGCTGATTCGAATAAGCAAAGGGTTCAAGAAAGAACCCCCACTTTCAGTAAACTCTTACGAAAGGGGGGCGATATGAAAAACCGAAGTTGTTTTTCTTAT
Proteins encoded:
- a CDS encoding RND transporter, which produces MEILDKLTWGAAILFCLTLGLAPFNPPHLWEKLVMLKAGTLVKPIDWFDLVLHATPWLILLLKVVRTATQK
- a CDS encoding VWA domain-containing protein, with amino-acid sequence METLRRLILLFVGLSIYVGCSDVNFQVVPSATCDEFNDQGGVCHHGEDGFNTYNIEFKTGKVDILFVVDNSGSMWIEQTQMANKFPYLLDKIADLDYQIAITTTDVENDQGRFLLFPNGAPYLTTATHGNNLDWFRETIQRDETLVCDSNNYEEAFCPSNDERGIYAVNLALDHPENSSFFRDSATLHVVFLSDEDERGVGRGSRTYPFEAYDEPSTLISKIRDQLGITKAAQFHAVTVAPGDEACLVKQYVYPANTSWPIKGREGKVYAELVSPSSSLLSMGNILPGVQGSICAKDYGAQLGEIGDDMKIKPIQLPCEPRDGEVSIVYDRFPDINIDYSLSDTDMLTIHSMPPEHTKVRIQFNCPIYL
- a CDS encoding response regulator transcription factor — its product is MATTEAMVHFLVKEWEPSLCIVDGNSPLFQMTKPLREKNPPQKLGLIILTKESDLNKEELAFRYGADHYLAEPQQYPRLRWRIVNVLNRIAGGGQKIHQRMSLGAFNSDKQELVFLDIRLFPNDFLAKRGDEVISLSPIQFRLLYAFFSHIDALLSREWLQSVVWGNTKISPRSIDAQVSKLKKVIPEIDASLMNIYGKGYILTQAQKLKEESAA
- a CDS encoding SAM-dependent methyltransferase, yielding MRRLFESGRTVDIEVGCGVGYHPIQYALSHPERYLVAIERTSEKFSKFARRLEAHPAINNILPVHADAVNWVSHHVLEASVSRYFILYPNPYPKAKHSNLRFGRMLFMAHVFDSLVPGGTLTLATNERHYFDEAKKHLVQDFGFAVVQSGAIDPKDFVPRSHFEKKYLKSGQTCFNLVLKKP